Proteins from a genomic interval of Poecile atricapillus isolate bPoeAtr1 chromosome 1, bPoeAtr1.hap1, whole genome shotgun sequence:
- the GPR137C gene encoding integral membrane protein GPR137C, which translates to MALAEGAAVPYAVELGLTVLHTALYAALFLFAYLQLWLLLYYRERRLSYHTLCLFLCLLWAALRTTLFSFYLQNSLQALRLQQPFAHWLLYCLPGCLLFSSLCLLNLYFAEVIFKVKCAAEFNKYKVVLYLGSILTSLLFLVVNLTCAMLIHGEVPEKQLRWTVLARALVNDSLFILCAISLACCMCKLGKMSSANVYLESKGTSVCQAILVGSVVALLYSSRACYNLVAVAISPDNVPGPFNYGWDNLSDKVHVEVSSEEYVVFGVVLFLWELVPTTFVVLFFRAQRLSQNLTPAGMVNSHSYSSRAYFFDNPRRYDSDDDLSRLGAREGGLATPQCSGFYGSLAGTDSGSAADSAPLLCAAGGSETNQHHHSSHPAPQN; encoded by the exons ATGGCCCTCGCTGAGGGGGCGGCCGTGCCCTACGCCGTGGAGCTGGGGCTCACCGTGCTCCACACGGCGCTCTACGCCGCGCTCTTCCTCTTCGCCtacctgcagctctggctgctgctctaCTACCGCGAGCGGCGGCTGAGTTACCACACgctctgcctcttcctctgcctgctctgggcagccctCAGGACCACCCTGTTCTCCTTCTACCTGCAGAATTCCCTGCAGGCCCTCCGCCTCCAGCAGCCCTTCGCCCACTGGCTCCTGTACTGCCTGCCCGGctgcctcctcttctccagcctcTGCCTCCTCAACCTCTATTTCGCCGAG GTCATATTCAAAGTGAAATGTGCAGCTGAATTCAACAAGTACAA GGTTGTGTTGTACCTGGGCTCCATCCTCACCAGCCTCCTGTTCCTCGTTGTGAATTTAACCTGTGCGATGCTGATCCACGGCGAGGTCCCCgagaagcagctgaggtggACGGTCCTGGCCCGGGCTCTGGTCAACGACAGCCTCTTCATCCTCTGTGCCATCTCCCTGGCCTGCTGCATGTGCAAACTGGGAAAGATGTCTTCAGCCAACGTCTACCTCGAGTCCAAG GGAACATCTGTCTGCCAGGCTATTCTGGTGGGATCTGTAGTGGCCCTCCTGTATTCCTCAAGGGCTTGCTATAACCTGGTAGCTGTGGCCATATCTCCAGACAATGTTCCTGGTCCTTTCAACTATGGCTGGGACAACCTTTCAGACAAG GTGCACGTGGAGGTGAGCAGCGAGGAGTACGTGGTGTTTGGAGTGGTCCTGTTCCTCTGGGAGCTGGTGCCAACCACTTTCGTGGTGCTGTTCTTCCGTGCTCAGAGACTGAGCCAGAACCTG ACTCCAGCTGGGATGGTCAACAGCCACAGCTACAGCTCCAGGGCCTATTTCTTTGACAATCCCAGACGCTACGACAGCGACGATGACTTGTCACGGCTCGGGGCCAGGGAAGGAGG CTTGGCCACCCCTCAGTGCTCGGGCTTCTACGGCTCTCTGGCTGGCACCGACAGCGGGAGCGCCGCGGACAGCGCGCCCTTGCTCTGCGCCGCTGGCGGCTCGGAGACCAACCAGCACCAccacagctcccaccctgccccacAGAACTGA